The Chitinivibrionales bacterium region TCGGGTTGTTATCTTGTCGGTGGGGGCACTCATCCCGGGTCGGGACTTCCCACCATCTTCGAATCCTCACGAATTAGTGCGGGTTTGATTTGCAGAGATATTTAATCGAATGCTTTTGTTGCATCAAATACAATTATTTACTCACCTCTTTCTGAAAAACCAGGATATCCACATACCCGAAAAAGAAACTTTCTGCTTTCTGCAGTTTCAGTTGTTCCTTTTCGGCCATGAGGGCCAGTTCTTTTCGGGGAGGGTAATGGCGGAGACTCCGGGCGATATAGGCATAGACATGAGGGTTTTGATGAATAATAATTCCCCAGATACTTCCCCAGAATTCCAGAAGAGCCAGGTGGAATTGGGCATGGATTTGATTTGAAGGGCGGGCAAAATCCAGAAACAGGGCCAGGCCTCCGGGTTTGAGAACTCGTGATATCTCCCTGAATGTATCCGGCAATGACGGCGCGTTGCGCAGGGCATAGCCGCCGGTTATTATATCGACCGATTCGCTGCGGAAAGCCAGTCGACTCATGTCATGGGCACAGTAGTGCAGGTTTGGGTGATAAAAAGAATTCCGGGCCAGATGAAGCATATCGAGTGTTATATCAATACCCATCACCGAGGCGTCGGGGTACCGCTTATGAAGGAGTTTTGTCAGATCACCGGTTCCACAGGCAAGATCAGCTATCCGGGGAGCTTGCATATTCGGAAGGAACCGAATCATCCGCCTTTTCCAGGTCTTATCCCGGTTAAACGAAAGGAGTCGGGTTATCTGATTATATCGCGGCGCAACAATTTTAAAGAGACGGCGATTATACCGGTACTTTTCCTCTGAATCGGAAAAGTGAACAAACGTATCAAGTTTTGATTGTGTCACAGGTGATACCGCTGCAATGATTAGTGATAAATTATCCGTTCTTGTGATAAGCTTTGTTGCAATATCAGCCGCGTTCTATTTTAGACGAAACCGTTTTTATAAAATACAAAATACCTATATCCCTATACCATGTGCAGCTTCAAGGGCTGTTGTTATCGGAATATTTTCAGAAACATGATACTTGAAAAAGCAAAAAATTACTGGTTGCCTGATCTTTCCGAGAGGTACTGCCAACCTGAACTTATGGATTTTCCGGAAAGCGATACAACATTGCTTTATCGAACACTCGATCAATTCGAGCACATAAATGACTTGTTTTCTGCCTATAAAAGATTGACCCGGAAATATTTCCTTTCCGATATGATTACCCGCGGCAAAAAGGAGTACCGGGTAGCCGATATCGGATCGGGCGGAGGAGATTATGCCCGATGGCTTGTTAAGGAATGCCGGAAAAGAGGCATAACGACAAAGGTTACCTGTATCGATTCCGATAAACGGGTAATCGATTATGCCGTAAAGAAATGCAGTTCTTTTCCTGAGATAACCATTCTTCACCGGAATGTTACCGATCCCCAGGTATGGCGGGATCCCTATGATTATGCCTACGCAAATCATTTCCTTCACCATTTTGCCACCGAAAAAATTCCCGGACTTCTTTCCCTGATCGACCGGAATATACGGAATGCGTTTTTAATTAACGATATTTACCGTTCTCCCGGTGCCTATGTCGGATTTACACTTATATGTGCCCTTTTGTTCAGGAAAAGTTTCGCATTCTATGATGGCCGCCTTTCGATTCGAAAAGGATTTCGGCTTTCCGAGCTTCAGTCGTATGTTGACAAAGCAAACCTGCCCCACCATACATATATCCGGAGAGAGTGGCCGGCGCGGTGTGTTGTTTTTGGAGGAAAGAGTTAAGAGATGAGGATGGTGGATCCGGCGACCGGTATCATTCTCAAATACAATCTTTAGTAAACACCCGATATCATATTTGCCGAAATGCGTCCTGATTCATAGATTGTTGGAAGGCCCGAGCCGGGGTGGGTACCTCCGCCTACAAGATAACAATTGTCGACTTCTTCGAATTTGTTATGAGGACGGAAATAGAGCATCTGGGTGAGATTATGACCTAAATTAAAGGTCGCTCCGAGAAAAAGATTGTAGTCGTTTTCCCAGTCGGAAGGTGTTATGATTTTTTCTTCGATAATATGTTCCCGCAAATCATGCATGGAGGTTCTTTTGCAGATGCGGTCGAGTACCTTTTCCCGCTCCATTTGTATGGTTTCATCGTTCCACTGGATTGAGCTTTTATTGTTGGGTACGGGGACCAGAACATAAACAGCCGAATGGCCGTCGGGAGCA contains the following coding sequences:
- a CDS encoding methyltransferase domain-containing protein, which produces MATKLITRTDNLSLIIAAVSPVTQSKLDTFVHFSDSEEKYRYNRRLFKIVAPRYNQITRLLSFNRDKTWKRRMIRFLPNMQAPRIADLACGTGDLTKLLHKRYPDASVMGIDITLDMLHLARNSFYHPNLHYCAHDMSRLAFRSESVDIITGGYALRNAPSLPDTFREISRVLKPGGLALFLDFARPSNQIHAQFHLALLEFWGSIWGIIIHQNPHVYAYIARSLRHYPPRKELALMAEKEQLKLQKAESFFFGYVDILVFQKEVSK
- a CDS encoding methyltransferase domain-containing protein, giving the protein MCSFKGCCYRNIFRNMILEKAKNYWLPDLSERYCQPELMDFPESDTTLLYRTLDQFEHINDLFSAYKRLTRKYFLSDMITRGKKEYRVADIGSGGGDYARWLVKECRKRGITTKVTCIDSDKRVIDYAVKKCSSFPEITILHRNVTDPQVWRDPYDYAYANHFLHHFATEKIPGLLSLIDRNIRNAFLINDIYRSPGAYVGFTLICALLFRKSFAFYDGRLSIRKGFRLSELQSYVDKANLPHHTYIRREWPARCVVFGGKS